In the Nerophis ophidion isolate RoL-2023_Sa linkage group LG19, RoL_Noph_v1.0, whole genome shotgun sequence genome, taacccttgtattatgttggaaaaatgacattgattatgttgcgggtcgttttgacccgtactgtgtaaatgcactcaaaacagtcaagaaaacaggttaaaccgatagcaattttattttaggttatataaacatttagaaaagtgacatacaatacatttttttttcccaattgtattatgttaagggtcaatttgacccatttcagtttttgtgttgatcaaagtactggttatcctttatTTTTCTTgatgaaatctggtgacttttcctcatctagggtcatgaactggagtgtaaatctggacactttgttgtgtcgtggaatgtttgtgcagagtttgtataaaaagatgatgttgcgagtcattttgacccaggcgctttaatgtgggtaaatagctgttcagatccaaaaataaacatgtctccttgatgtactttttactttgatgtacaattgtttgtattttgattgtctctgagacccagagccaggtgtgtgaagagagggaactttctcacactcgTCCTTgactcctcagatgtcatccttctggagctcatttttggtgagtttgtcacagagatgacatgagaacagtgacaaggacaagtttgagaaagttccctctcttcacacacctggctctgggtctcagaggcaatcaaaatacaaacaattgtacatcaaagtaaaaagtacatcaaagagacttgtttattttggctatttaaccgcattaaagcgtctgggtcgaaatgacccgcaacatcatctttgtatgcaaactctgcaagacattccactactcaacaaagtgtccagattttacacaccagttcatgaccctagatgagggaaagtcaccaaatttcagcaagaaaaagaaaggataaccagtactttgatcaacacaaaaactgaaatgggtcaaattgacccccaacataatagaagggttaaggaaagaatgaatgggaccatgtatcgtgagattttgagccaaaacctccttccatcagtgagagctttgaatggttgaccaaatacttattttccaccatcatttacaaatcaattctttaaagttcctacaatgtgaattcctggattttttttttcacattctgtctctcacagttgaagtgtacctatgatgaaaattacagacctccgtcatcattttaagtgggagaacttgcacaatccgtgctccgaggtccgaaagccagctccagctcgtggtgcccaagaccagacttaagaccaggggagacaggtccttctctgtggtcggccctaagctctggaacactctgcccctccatgttcaaactgcttccacagtggagtgttttaagtctcgtcttaagacccacttttattctttggcttttaacactacgtgagttgtgtggtcctctgttgtcctctgtgtttttttatacactttgatttttattttactgttttaattgattttaccctttaaaatagtttttaatcatatttgtttttatattgttttccatccatccattttctaccgcttattccctttcggggtcgcggggggcgctggcgcctatctcagctacaatcgggcggaaggccgggtacaccctggacaagtcgccacctcatcgcagggccaacacagatagacagacaacattcacactcacattcacacactagggaccaatttagtgttgccaatcaacctatccccaggtgcatgtctttggaagtgggaggaagccggagtacccggagggaacccacgcattcacggggagaacatgcaaactccacacagaaagatcccaagcctggatttgaacccaggactgcagcaacttcgtattgtgaggcagacgcactaacccctctgccaccgtgaagccttatattgtttttattggttttatttttattcattttttgttttattcagtcattggtggagcataatattgtttttaacatggctgtgcagcactttggaaacgttattgttgtttaaatgtgctatttaaataaagtggattggattggattgactaaatacttttttgccccactgtatgtgctccaatcactttttcacagaaaattaaagagttgtagaaagatactcatttttttttgcttgtatgGACCGATATTCGATGCGAATATTAGATGGGGACACCCCGAGTAGCGAGTTCCTTTACGATAGCGTCATCGATCGTACTGTTGTGCTTACCGATGAAGACGGAGCAGAAGAAGTATGTCACCGGGATGTTGACAATGGGAGCCGACATATTCAGGAACCAGTTGGGGGTCATGGGAAAGAACCTCAAGAAGAGCAGGAAGAAGAACAAACAGTCCTTGTTGTCCTCCACCTGGCAGGGAAAGAGCAACGTGACCCTGGTAACATGACAGCCTGGTAGGAAAACACGGCAGAATACGTGTCGACTGACCTTCCTCTGGAGCATGGAGACTTTATCGGGGAAGATGTTCACAATGTAGTGTTTCCCAAAGGCTTGAGATAGAAGATAGCATGTGGTGGAACCCACAGTGGTGAGCACACAGGCCAGCAGCAGACCCTCGTGCAGGCCAAATATGGCCCCTGCTAAGATGTTCTAAACAGAGAAAAGGTCTGAATTAGTACCGTGCTTAATAATCAATCATAATCACCTATGTGGGGAAAATGACGTTGTTTTTTCAACAGACCCAAAGTACAGCGTGGTTCACATTACCAGGAAAGTGGATCCAGGGATAGCGAAGGACTGCTTGTAAAGGTAAGCGCTGCAGAAGAGTAAGAGCACGTATCCCGTGTGTTCCGTTTTGTAAAACTGAAGAAGCTCAGCCAGCTCTCGTAGCTCCTCCAAGTCAGATGGGAATTTCAACCTACCGAAACATAAAAGCAGAAATAACGGTCATTTTGGTCGTCTACTTCCTGTGCACGAAGAATTAAAAGCATATCTGGTTACTCCAATTCTCCCGTCCGAagacaaaacccagtaactctATTTTgggcatctggctctcggataaatctgagctgacgctgcttaacacaataagtaacgaataattccacttgtaatcaaagtgttaaaaataacgatcaaaatagaaaacatgctcatgcatttgaatccgtccgtcctttttctaccgcacttgttcaagaagtgatttatttattatgggttagtttagggcttgccctcctgggggttcttcagacccccaagcaccgacatgagagcctttttcagggttacaatattttttttaatttttcaataagtctctcagttggtttccagcaattgtctttttctttcgttctcgctcgcactctggctccagctccaaccccgtctctactcctggctgctgcttataaacagagcgacaggggatgagataacaaggcccaggtgggccatctacgcacctttcGCTAATTTCGAggctgcttcgctgcaggcccgcaggccacgccccctccacagttagcttcagaataacaatgtcattacaaagaataagagacctgttatactctagaaatgttggtcttacttaaaaatgcacacgtttagttgtgttcagtgtttaaaaatattttatggctcttatggaaatacattttaaaatatttggattcttggctctcgcagccaaaaaggttcccgacccgtgtcctaggtgatatgctttacattagtgtatgcgatattgtaactTGTTCCGGaaggcaggacctagcaactaccgcatgaccgcgtagatacaacagaaaaacctagtatctcaagggaccaatcggagcttctttgtcagtcgccttattgtctttaatgagacatttgcacgaatgggggccgacggtcaagctgattatgtgatattatggcacgaggggatatttggaagattggcccaggacgttgcaagcagcttcattaaatgtattgttctcgaTTCTTCCCctcgcatactcttttgggcagataactgtggaggtcaaaataaaaactggacgctgtgtttgcccaatgtgcaaacgcagaacggggcccgcccgagattgtgataaaatatctggagaaagggcacacgttcatgagagcagattcaatccatggctcaatcggcaagaaaatgaaagctcaagaaaactaCTACagctttgatgactttgtagaaccttgtaagacagcatcaagatagattggttttcctttgttttcccaaaatcagctagaagtgagttactaggttttgcctttggacgggagaatcgTCTTCTAACAAGATGATGCCTTTAAAGGACCTCTATGTTTTCAACAAGCcaaagttaaaacaaatgtatactTAAACATAATCCCTAATAATTTGACATGGTTATCCCTTAAGAGCGGAAAAGAGTATTGTATTGTGCAAAAATGTCGTAAAGtggcatgaaaaatgtctaaacaacTTTTTTAACTAGTCAATATCAAAATTTCCACAGGAAGCTAAAGGCACCGTTAAGaaaatgttcatccatccatcttcttccacttatccgaggtcaggtcgcgggggcagcagcctaagcagggaagcctatcctctccccggccacttcgtccagctcttcccgaggcgttcccaggccagccgggagacatattcttcccaacgtgtcctgggtcttccccgtggcctcctactggtcagacgtgccctaaacacctccctagggaggcgttcgggtggcatcctgaccagatgcccgaaccatctcatctggctcctctcattgtggaggagcagtggctttactttgagctcctcccggatggcagagcttctaacCCGgcggaaactaatttcggccgcttgtacccgtgaccttgtccagtaaattgagagctttgccttccggctcagctcctttttcacaacaacggatcgatacagcgtccgcattactgaagacgccgcaccgatccgcctgtcgacctcacgatccactcttccctcactcgtgaacaagactccagggtacttgaactcctccacttagggcagggtctcctccccaacccgtagatggcactccacccttttccaggcgagattcacagactcggaggtgctgattctcatcccagtcgcttcacgctctgctgcaaaccgatccagttcaacttgaggttgatataaagtaaaacaaagttttattccttttctgtcaaagacaactttgttttttat is a window encoding:
- the tmem41aa gene encoding transmembrane protein 41A-A → MRSLVGLLAVVITATLYLYLLSLYLPPAPPRPARTPTEHVESKVAAGRTEETSRLKFPSDLEELRELAELLQFYKTEHTGYVLLLFCSAYLYKQSFAIPGSTFLNILAGAIFGLHEGLLLACVLTTVGSTTCYLLSQAFGKHYIVNIFPDKVSMLQRKVEDNKDCLFFFLLFLRFFPMTPNWFLNMSAPIVNIPVTYFFCSVFIGLLPYNFICVQTGVVLSEVSSLDDLFSWERLIQLLAMACMALLPSALIRRYSQRRLKAEEQNGKKVQ